In Miscanthus floridulus cultivar M001 unplaced genomic scaffold, ASM1932011v1 os_1527_1_2, whole genome shotgun sequence, a single window of DNA contains:
- the LOC136534113 gene encoding uncharacterized protein, with protein sequence MAVPNYTYLKLKMPGPGGVITIGTSFQRVYECEVKCYDHTVAIVASGELTAIRREVTEEAPDPKKSTGSFEPVEGSKEVLIDLGIPEGKVVRIGTTLSSK encoded by the coding sequence atggccgtccccaactacacctacctcaagctgaagatgccgggccctggtggggtcatcaccatcggcacctccttccagcgtgtcTATGAGTGCGAAGTCAAATGCTACGATCACACCgtggcaatcgtcgcctccggagAGCTCACTGCCATTAggagggaggtcaccgaagaagcgcccgaccctaagaagtcgaccgggtcttttgagccagtggagggctccaaagaggtcctcatagatctcgGCATCCCCGAGGGcaaggtggtgcgcattggcaccacactttcctctaaatag